In the genome of Prinia subflava isolate CZ2003 ecotype Zambia chromosome 26, Cam_Psub_1.2, whole genome shotgun sequence, one region contains:
- the LOC134562172 gene encoding serine/threonine-protein kinase pim-1-like gives PLLGRAMPRAHPRPRAGLPRPCPRASRRGLAFARLWQCWRWRCWAGISAWGWGSIAGLWLRLCRAQPRPRPRPRPRPRPRPRPRPRPRPQPRPRPRHRPRPRPRPRPRPRPRPRPQLVPGPAEDTGGAAAPAASTAASPAQAPPLGSAAAGPEPLLSRCQEQMPGDAQPGPLEGRSGAVPGPGPSADSRVSPAGKAQQALQEQYRLGSLLGHGGFGSVWAATRLSDSAPVAIKRVPRNRVRHWGELPNGTSAPLEIVLLHKVSTGFPGVVQLLEWLELPKDIIIIMERPKRSQDLQHFIRARRFLCEEVARELFRQVLEAVRHCTSCGVLHRDLKPGNILLDLATGQAKLIDFGCGTYLQDTAYTHFAGTPSYSPPEWNQFGWYYGQPATVWSLGILLHQMVCGEHPFRRGHKISWDHQLSLPPRLSQECQDVIRRCLSMLDVDRPSVEDLLCHPWMQDSHLP, from the exons cccctgctgggcagggccaTGCCTCGggcccacccccggccccgggcggggctgccccgtccctgcccccgGGCGTCCCGCCGCGGTCTCGCCTTCGcccggctctggcagtgctggcgaTGGCGCTGCTGGGCGGgcatcagtgcctggggctggggcagcattgCTGGCCTTTGGCTGCGCCTGTgccgagcccagcccaggccccggccccggccccggccccggccccggccccggccccggccccggccccggccccggccccagccccggccccggccccggcaccggccccggccccggccccggccccggccccggccccggccccggccccggccccagctcGTCCCTGGGCCCGCAGAGGACACAGGCGGTGCggctgctcccgccgcctccACTGCGGCTTCCCCGGCCCAAGCTCCTCCGCTTGGCAGCGCGGCCGCTGGCCCTGAGCCGCTGCTGTCCCGTTGCCAGGAGCAAAtgcctggggatgcccagcccgggccgctcgaggggcgctcgggggccgttcctggccccgggccgagcgctgacAGCCGCGTCTCGCCGGCAGGGAAGGCGCAGCAGGCCCTCCAGGAGCAGTACCGCCTGGGTTCGCTGCTGGGCCACGGCGGCTTCGGCAGCGTCTGGGCGGCCACACGGCTCTCGGACAGTGCCCCG GTGGCCATCAAAAGGGTGCCACGGAACCGTGTCCGGCATTGGggtgagctg cccaacgGCACCAGCGCACCACTGGAGAtcgtgctgctgcacaaggtctccactggcttccctggtgtcgtccagctgctggagtggctggagctccccaaagacatcattatcatcatggaGCGCCCAAAGCGTTCTCAGGACCTCCAGCACTTCATTCGGGCACGGCGGTTCCTGTGCGAGGAGGTGGCGCGGGAGCTGTtccgccaggtgctggaggccgtgcggcactgcaccagctgcgggGTCCTGCACCGCGACCTCAAGCCAGGGAACATCCTGCTTGACCTGGCCACCGGGCAGGCCAAATTGATCGATTTTGGCTGTGGCACCTACCTACAAGACACAGCCTATACTCACTTTGCAG GAACACCATCATACAGTCCCCCGGAATGGAACCAGTTTGGCTGGTACTATGGACAGCCAGCTACCGTCtggtccctgggcatcctgctgcaccagatggTGTGTGGGGAGCACCCTTTCAGGAGGGGCCACAAGATCAGCTGGGACCATCAGCTCTCGCTGCCACCACGGCTCTCTCAAG AGTGCCAAGATGTCATCCGGCGGTGTTTATCCATGCTGGATGTGGACCGGCCTTCAGTAGAAGACCTGTTGTGTCATCCCTGGATGCAGGATAGTCATCTGCCatag